A stretch of the Cyanobacteria bacterium GSL.Bin1 genome encodes the following:
- a CDS encoding mechanosensitive ion channel — protein MKVVGNTAMLSELRQFLLLDSATRTLLLIPLFFSVVIFVVACARLLWFGLIQIEFELFYQTKIRILWEEVILPEIALLQPTVLLLIADIITLSIGAVDSKFDLDNVIEIPFGLAAAAGVIVLGSRIADRFLDKYLLDAIRKERKLNRELLGLAKTAVKALFIFIVVVIFFSVRHVNITAFITGLGAFGFVIAFVARSLLEQVLGAVVIYLDKPFGIDDYIRLPDGTFGRVEAIGWRSTKIRSSGQATLMVVPNSNLLGLNIENYMGSKRLMVLGKLEFFECLSDVKKAYIRQIILEKIRNTSNVEFSSFSINFDDLADGSGTSRIQAQIGYSFPSSASQMGEEIRSKVMSLVGSNIRDTLAEQGIQYQYSVNLTIDSQIAV, from the coding sequence ATGAAAGTTGTTGGTAATACAGCCATGTTGAGTGAACTCAGACAGTTTTTACTGCTAGACTCCGCTACCCGCACTTTATTATTGATTCCATTATTCTTCTCAGTCGTTATTTTTGTGGTGGCTTGTGCTCGGCTCCTCTGGTTTGGTCTGATCCAGATTGAGTTCGAGCTGTTCTATCAAACCAAGATTCGCATACTTTGGGAAGAAGTGATTCTGCCTGAAATCGCCCTTTTACAGCCCACAGTCCTCTTGTTAATAGCTGACATTATCACTCTCTCCATTGGTGCAGTCGATAGCAAGTTTGATCTAGATAATGTGATAGAAATACCCTTTGGTCTTGCAGCGGCAGCAGGCGTCATTGTCTTGGGGTCACGCATCGCTGATCGATTTTTAGATAAATACTTATTGGATGCGATTCGTAAAGAGCGAAAACTGAATCGAGAGCTATTAGGTTTGGCCAAAACAGCCGTCAAAGCTCTGTTTATTTTTATTGTTGTTGTCATCTTCTTCAGTGTGCGTCACGTTAATATCACGGCTTTCATTACTGGCTTGGGGGCCTTTGGCTTTGTGATTGCCTTTGTGGCTCGATCGCTATTAGAGCAAGTTTTAGGTGCTGTCGTCATCTACCTTGACAAGCCATTTGGAATCGATGATTACATTCGCTTGCCCGATGGAACCTTTGGTCGTGTAGAGGCGATCGGTTGGCGATCAACAAAAATTCGCTCATCAGGTCAAGCGACCCTGATGGTTGTTCCAAATAGTAACTTATTGGGACTCAATATTGAGAACTATATGGGTTCTAAACGATTAATGGTTCTTGGTAAGCTTGAATTCTTTGAATGCCTATCTGATGTAAAAAAAGCCTATATTCGCCAGATCATTCTTGAAAAAATTAGGAATACATCTAATGTTGAGTTTTCTAGCTTCTCGATCAACTTTGACGATCTGGCAGATGGTAGTGGTACGAGTCGGATCCAAGCACAAATAGGGTATTCATTTCCGTCCTCTGCCAGCCAAATGGGGGAGGAAATTCGTAGCAAAGTGATGAGTTTGGTAGGTAGCAACATTCGAGACACTCTAGCAGAACAAGGGATTCAGTATCAGTACTCGGTTAATCTAACAATCGATTCGCAAATTGCTGTATAG
- a CDS encoding CopG family transcriptional regulator has protein sequence MKAEEFDRKFDNNEDITPFLDLSLAHRPGNEPQAITLNLPQWMLEAIDQQAQRLGVTRESIIKVWLAQRLEASKNA, from the coding sequence ATGAAAGCAGAAGAATTTGATCGCAAATTTGATAATAATGAAGACATCACTCCTTTTTTAGATTTGTCTTTAGCCCATCGCCCTGGAAATGAACCTCAAGCCATAACTCTCAATCTTCCTCAATGGATGCTGGAGGCGATTGATCAACAAGCGCAACGCTTAGGAGTCACTCGCGAGTCCATCATTAAGGTGTGGTTAGCGCAACGGCTTGAGGCTAGCAAAAACGCTTGA
- a CDS encoding BrnT family toxin, which yields MEFEFDPSKSNLNQNKHGISFVEAQQIWFDFNRVKIPARTEDELRFIVIGKIKEKYWSAVITYRDTKIRIISVRRSRKEEISLYESRRI from the coding sequence ATGGAATTTGAATTTGATCCTTCAAAAAGTAACCTGAATCAAAATAAACATGGAATCAGCTTTGTAGAAGCACAACAAATTTGGTTTGATTTCAACCGAGTTAAGATTCCTGCTAGAACTGAAGATGAACTGAGATTTATTGTTATTGGAAAAATTAAAGAGAAGTATTGGTCAGCAGTAATTACTTACCGAGATACTAAAATCAGAATTATATCCGTTCGACGATCGCGCAAGGAGGAAATAAGCCTTTATGAAAGCAGAAGAATTTGA
- a CDS encoding zinc ribbon domain-containing protein produces the protein MQLTSRPLGLLSSSRSSAIALRDSAPNCPTCDGKSQRIFSVPHFNLSSGGAFLKARQTSEPKLEKREKEPLQPSYQSHKRVELGSCRRHRPWMIGH, from the coding sequence GTGCAGCTCACCTCTAGGCCGTTAGGTCTCCTTTCGTCGTCTAGATCAAGCGCGATCGCGCTGCGGGATTCTGCCCCGAATTGTCCCACTTGTGATGGGAAAAGCCAACGGATTTTTTCGGTTCCCCACTTTAATCTCAGTTCTGGTGGCGCTTTCTTAAAAGCCAGACAAACCAGCGAACCGAAATTAGAAAAACGAGAGAAAGAACCCTTGCAACCCAGCTACCAAAGCCATAAGCGCGTAGAGCTTGGCTCGTGTCGAAGACATCGTCCTTGGATGATCGGTCATTAA